Below is a genomic region from Motilibacter rhizosphaerae.
GTAGTTGTGCAGGACGATCGCGCCGGCGTACGCCGTGCCGAAGCTGTAGAAGAGGTCCGCGAGCGAGCGCTCGGCGAAGACGGCCCGGCTGGCCGGCCCGGCGAGCTCGGCGAAGTCGACTGCCCGCTCGGGTGCGCCGGCGACCGACCGCAGGAGGTAGTCGTCGGGGACCAGCGGGTGCATCCGGTAGACCGCGGCGAACTCCTCGGTCAGCGAGTAGGGAACGCCGTAGTGGTCGGTGGGGGAGCCGGGGATGCCCGAGACCACCTCGCTGCGGCCGAGGCGGCCGACCGCCCGGTGCAGGCGCTCGCCCGCCACGCCGAACCAGTTGGCGCGCATGGCGTACTCCGTCGTGGGGTGCGCGATGACGGCCGGCGTCCACTCGATGGTGTGGATCTTGGCGGCGACGGCCGCGTTGATGAGCCGGGCCTTGTCGAACAGCTGCTGGTCGGTCCACGACGGGTGCTCGGCCCGCAGGCCGTCGCAGATGGCGTTGTGCTCCAGGGCGAACAGGCTGGCCATCATCCCGAGGCCGACCCACCAGCCGGGGACCCGGGTGACGTCCGCCTCCGGATCGTCGTCGGGCAGCGGCATCACCGATCCGGGCGCGATGGCGAGCCGGCCGCCCTGGTGAGTGCGGATCCGCTGCTGCTGCGCTTCGGTCGTGCCGTAGACCGAGGAGAGGTCCCACCAGTGCGTGAGCGTGTTGACGAAGGTCGGCGTCCCCTCGGTGCCGGGCGGACGGGTCGGGTCGGGGATCGTGCGCGGCACGACCATCGGCTGCTGCGGGAAGGGGTCGTCCGCCGAGAGGGGGACGCGGTAGCCCGCGTCGGCGTCCCCGCTGCCGTGGCTGAACCAGTCCTTGACCATGAACTGCAGCCACGCGGCGACCAGGACGTTGACCGTCGTAGCGGGCTGGAACTCCGTGCGGGTCAGCAGCCGGCGCGACACCTCGCGCGGGTTCGGGTGCAGCAGGTGGTCCTCGGGCCGGGGGTCCACTGCGGCGAGCGGGACGTTGCGGCCGAACCGCGTACCCGCCGCTCCCATCCACGGGTCGGAGGGGTCGTTGCGCGTCCCGTCCGCCGAGCGCGCCTCCGGGTCGCCCGGAGGCGGCACCGGGCGCGGCAGCTGGGGCACGATGCCGGTGTCGTGGAGGTTGTGCCGGCGCAGCTCGTTGCGCAGGCCGATGAGCACGCCGAGCGCGACTGGTCGCGGCAGCCGGTCCCAGCCGTAGCGGCGGTCCAGCCGCGTCGATGCCGCGTCGAACAGTCGCCAGCCGATCCCCGAGCGGTACGCCACCCGCCCGACGCTAGGGAGGCGCACGCCCGGGCGGCAGGGGGAGGTGCCGAGCCCTGCCCGAAGGTGCGGCGGCGACAGGCCGGCGAGCTGGTCAGGATCCGAGAAGCCGTACGGGTCCCGCGCGTCCTAGCGTGAGCGGCATGGACCTCACCATCGCCTCCAGCTTCCTCCCGCACTCCGACCCGGAGGCCTCCCTCGCGTTCTACCGCGACGTCCTCGGCTTCGAGGTCCGCGGCGACGTCGGCTACGGCGACATGCGCTGGATCACCGTCGGCTCGCCCGAGCAGCCGGGCACCTCGATCGTGCTGCACCCGCCGATGGCGTACCCCGGGCTCACCGAGGACGAGCAGCGCACCATCGCCGAGATGATGGCGAAGGGGACCTACGCCATCGTCGTGCTCGCGACCCCGGACCTCGAGAAGACCTTCGACCAGCTCCAGGCCGCCGGCGCGGACGTGGTGCAGGAGCCGACCGACCAGCCGTACGGCATCCGCGACGCCGCGGTGCGCGACCCCGCCGGCAATCTGGTCCGGATCAACCACGTGCCGACCGACCGCACGCCGTCGGACCGGGTGGGCTAGCGGGTGGGGACTCCGCCGGCGGCCGACCGCCACGAGGTGATCCGCGTGCAGGGGGCGCGCGAGAACAACCTGCGCGACGTGAGCGTCGAGATCCCGAAGCGCCGCCTCACGGTGTTCACCGGCGTCTCCGGCTCGGGCAAGAGCTCGCTGGTGTTCGGCACGGTCGCGGCGGAGTCCCAGCGGCTCATCAACGAGACCTACAGCGCCTTCGTTCAGGGCTTCATGCCGACGCTGGCGCGCCCCGACGTCGACCTGCTCGAGGGCCTCACGACGGCGATCGTCGTGGACCAGAGCCGGCTCGGCGGTGACGCCCGCTCCACCGTGGGCACCGTCACCGATGCGAACGCCATGCTGCGCATCGTCTTCAGCCGGCTGGGCGACCCGCAGATCGGGCCGCCCGGCGCGTACTCCGCCAACGTGCCGTCGGTGCGCGCGAGCGGCGCGATGACCGTCGAGAAGCGTGCGGCCAAGGCGACGCGGGTGACCTACAGCCGCACCGGAGGGATGTGCCCGCGCTGCGAGGGGCTCGGCACGGTCACCGACCTCGCGCTCGACCAGCTCTTCGACGACACCAAGTCGCTCGACGAGGGCGCGCTGACGATCCCGGGCTACCAGCCGGGCGGCTGGAACCACCGGCTCTACGCCGCGTCCGGCTTCGTGGACCCCGCCAAGCCCATCCGCGACTACACGGAGCGCGAGCGGCAGGACTTCCTGCACCACGAGCCGGTGCGGATGAGGATCGCGGGCATCACGATGACCTACGAGGGCCTCGTGGAGCGCGTCCGCGGGTCGATCCTCGGCAAGGACAAGGAGTCGCTGCAGCCGCACGTCCGGGCCTTCGTGGACCGGGCGGTGACCTACCAGACCTGCCCGGAGTGCGACGGCACGCGGCTGGCGGAGGGCGCGCGGAGCTCGCGCATCCGCGGGCTCAACATCGCCGAGGTCTCCGCGATGCAGGTGAGCGACCTCGCCAGCTGGCTGGGCGAGCTCGACGAGCCGTCGGTCGCTCCGCTGCTCGCCGCGCTCCGCCAGACGCTGGACTCGTTCGTCGAGATCGGGCTCGGCTACCTCTCGCTCGACCGGCCGTCCGGCACGCTCTCGGGCGGCGAGGCGCAGCGGGTCAAGATGATCCGGCAGCTCGGGTCGTCGCTCACGGACGTGACGTACGTCTTCGACGAGCCCACGACCGGCCTGCACCCGCACGACATCGCCCGGATGAACGACCTGCTGGTCCGCCTGCGGGACAAGGGGAACACCGTCCTCGTCGTCGAGCACAAGCCCGAGACGATCGCGGTGGCCGACCACGTCGTCGACCTCGGTCCGGGGGCCGGCGCGGCGGGCGGGACGGTCTGCTTCGCGGGCACGGTCGAGGGGCTGCTGGCGAGCGGGACGGTCACCGGGCGGCACCTCGGAGACAGGGTCGGCCTCAAGGAGTCGGTACGCACCCCGACCGGCCGCATCGAGATCCGCGGCGCCCGCGAGCACAACCTCCGCGACGTCGACGTCGACCTGCCGCTCGGCGTGCTCACGGTCGTGACCGGGGTGGCCGGGTCGGGGAAGAGCTCGCTGGTGCACGGCTGCATGCCGGCGGAGGCCGGCGTCATCGCGGTCGACCAGAGCCCGATCCGCGGCTCGCGGCGCAGCAACCCGGCGACGTACACCGGCCTGCTCGAGCCGGTGCGCAAGGCGTTCGCCAAGGCGAACGGCGTGAAGCCGGCGCTGTTCAGCGCCAACTCCGAGGGTGCCTGCCCCACGTGCAACGGCGCCGGCGTGATCTACACCGACCTGGCGATGATGGCCGGCGTCTCCACGGTGTGCGAGGACTGCGAGGGCAAGCGGTTCCAGCCCGCGGTGCTCGAGTACCACCTCGGGGGCAAGGACATCAGCGAGGTGCTCGCCCTCCCGGTCGACGAGGCGCTCGCGTTCTTCAGCGCCGGCGAGGCACGGACGCCCGCCGCTGCGACGGTCCTGCGCCGCCTCGCCGACGTCGGGCTCGGCTACCTCACCGTCGGCCAGCCGCTCACGACGCTGTCCGGCGGCGAGCGCCAGCGGCTCAAGCTGGCGACGCACATGGCGGAGGAGGGCGGGACCTACGTGCTGGACGAGCCGACGGCCGGGCTCCACCTCGCCGACGTCGCGCAGCTGCTCGGCCTGCTCGACCGCCTCGTCGACTCGGGCACGAGCGTGATCGTCGTGGAGCACCACCAGGCCGTCGTCGCCCACGCCGACTGGGTCGTCGACCTCGGGCCGGGCGCCGGGCACGACGGGGGGCGCGTCGTGTTCGAGGGGACGCCGGCCGAGCTCGTGGCCGCAGGGACGCTGACGGGGCAGCACCTCGCGGCGTACCTCGCCCGGTGAGGGCCGCCGTGGCTAGAGCTCGACCCTCTCGTTCTCGCCGCCCTCGTAGCGCTGCCCGGTCACCTTCGCCTTCGCGAAGCTCAGCACCGACGCGATCCGGCCGCCGGGCGTGTCCCAGTACTCCGCGGTGTCGGCGTCGAAGCGGATGAGCACGACGCTGTCGTCCTCGGGGCCCTGCGGGAGCCACGCCGCCGCGTACGGGTTCCACAGCTCGCGCTTCTTCGCCACGTCGTCGACGACGGAGCCCGTGCCGGTGAGCGAGATCCACGCGTCCGAGGAGGTCAGCGTCACCATCGCCGTCGGGTTGGCCGTGAGGTGCGCGACCTTGCGGGAGTCCCGCTCGGCGAAGAACCACAGCTCGCCGGCGGACTCGATGTCCTGCTGCGCCATCGGCCGGGCGACGAGCGTGCCGGACGGGTCGACCGTCGTCAGCATCCCGACCCGGATGTCCTTCGCGAGCTCGGTGACCTTGTCCGCGCCCGTCTGCTCGTCCGCCATCTCCGTGCCTTTCCCGTTGGGACCATCCGTCCCCCCCTGCCTACCCGCCACCGGCGCGATGACTCGACGGCGCCGGAGCGCGCGGGGGAGGATGGACGCGTGACGACGCAGGCTGCGGAGACCGTGGCGCCCCAGCGACTGCGCCACCTCGCCCTGCTGCGCAAGGTGCGCGACCGGATCGACCGCGACTACGCGGAGCCGCTCGACGTCGAGGCGCTCGCCCGCGGGGTGCACATGTCGGCGGGCTACCTCAGCCGGGAGTTCCGGCAGGCGTTCGGGGAGTCGCCGTACGCGTACCTCATGACCCGGCGGGTCGAGCGCGCGATGGCCCTGCTGCGCCGCGGCGACCTCAGCGTCACCGAGGTCTGCTTCGCGGTGGGCTGCTCGTCGCTCGGGACGTTCAGCACGCGGTTCACCGAGCTGGTCGGGATGCCGCCGAGCACCTACCGCACGCTCGCCGCGGACGCGACGGTCGGACTGCCTGCGTGCGTCGCGAAGCAGGTGACCCGGCCCGTCCGCGGCAGGTAGCCGACCAGCCGGTCGCTCAGTCGGTGCCCGACTCGATCGCCGCGGCGTCGAGCAGACCGGCGGCCGGCGACTCGGGGGAGCCGGCGGCGATGGCGGTCGCGCCGCCCTCGGCCAGCGGGCCGATGAGGTCCGTCGACGCGCCGCCGACGAGCGCGGCCTGGCCGCCCCCGACGAGCCCGATGCGGGCGTACTGCTCGAGCTTGGCGCGCGAGTCGGCGATGTCGAGGTTGCGCATCGTCAGCTGGCCGATGCGGTCGACCGGGCCGAACGCCGCGTCCTCGGTGCGCTCCATCGACAGCTTGTCGGGGTGGTAGCTCAGCGCCGGGCCCGTGGTGTCGAGCAGCGAGTAGTCCTCTCCGCGGCGCAGCCGCAGGGTCACCGTGCCCGTGACGGCGGCGGAGACCCAGCGCTGCAGCGACTCGCGCAGCATGAGGGACTGCGGGTCGAGCCAGCGGCCCTCGTAGAGCAGCCGCCCGAGGCGGCGCCCCTCCGCGTGGTAGATCGCGATCGTGTCCTCGTTGTGGATGGCGTTGACGAGCCGCTCGTAGGCTGCGTGCAGCAGCGCCATGCCCGGCGCCTCGTAGATCCCGCGGCTCTTGGCCTCGATGATGCGGTTCTCGATCTGGTCGGACATGCCGAGCCCGTGCCGCCCGCCGATCGCGTTGGCCTCGAGCACGAGGTCCACGGCGGTGTCGAAGGTCCGGCCGTTGATGCTCACCGGTCGGCCCTGCTCGAAGGCGATGGTGACGTCCTCGGTCGCCACCTCGACGGCCGGGTCCCAGAAGCGGACGCCCATGATGGGCTCGACGATCTCGATGCCGGTGCTGAGGTGCTCCAGGGACTTCGCCTCGTGCGTAGCGCCCCAGATGTTGGCGTCGGTCGAGTAGGCCTTCTCGACGCTGTCGCGGTAGGGCAGGTCGCGCGCGGCGAGCCACTGCGACATCTCCGTGCGCCCACCGAGCTCGGAGACGAACTGCGCGTCCAGCCAGGGCTTGTAGATGCGCAGCGCCGGGTTGGCCAGCAGGCCGTAGCGGTAGAAGCGCTCGATGTCGTTGCCCTTGAAGGTCGACCCGTCGCCCCAGATCTGCACGTCGTCCTCGAGCATCGCGCGGACGAGCAGGGTGCCGGTGACGGCGCGGCCGAGCGGCGTGGTGTTGAAGTACGCCCGGCCGCCCGACTTGATGTGGAACGCGCCGCACGCCAGCGCCGCCAGGCCCTCCTCGACGAGCGCGGCACGGCAGTCGACGAGCCGCGCGACCTCCGCACCGTACGCGTGGGCGCGGCCCGGGACCGAGCCGATGTCCGGCTCGTCGTACTGCCCGAGGTCGGCGGTGTAGGTGCAGGGCACCGCGCCCTTCTCGCGCATCCACGCCACTGCGACGGAGGTGTCGAGACCACCGGAGAAGGCGATGCCGACGCGGGAGCCGACGGGGAGCGAGGCGAGCACCTTGGACATGGCCCACATCCTATGCGCAACCCTGCATGGTCATGCAAAGCGGGTTGATCATGAGCGGAGCGCCCCGCCGAGCAGGTCGGCACGGCATGCTCGGGCAGGGGCTCGACGAGGGGAGGAGAGCGACGTGCAGGTGGTCCGCGCCGGCGTGCTGGCCGCGATCTTCGGCCTGGAGCTGCTGGCGCTGGCGTGCGTGGGCCGCTGGGGCTGGCACCTCGCGCCCGGGAGCGCCCCCGGAGCCGTCCTCGCCGTCGTCGCGGTCCTCGTCTGGGCAGGCGTGTGGGGCACGTTCCTCTCGCCCCGCGCCCAGGTCGCGATCCCTCGCGCGGCGGCGACCGCCGGCCGGGCTGCGATGGTCGGCGCGGCCGCGCTCGGGGGCGCCGTGAGCGGATGGCCCTCCCTCGCCGTGGCCCTGGTCGTCGGCTGGGTCGCCTGCGCCGCCGTCGAGGCCGCCGTCTGATACCGCGTGCCGCGTGCCGCGTGCCGCGAGTCGCGGTCCGCCGCTAGCGTGCGTGGACGTGCTGGTACGCCGCGAGGCCCATGCCGACGTCACTGCCGTCGACGCGCTCCACCGCGCCGCCTTCGACCGCGACGCGGAGGCCGACCTGCTCGCCGCACTCCGCGCGGAGGGCGACCTCGTGCGGCCGCTGTGCCGCGTCGCCGTCGCCGCCGGGCTGGTCGTCGGCTCGGTCGTGTGCAGCCGCGCCACCATCGCCGGGGCTGACCGCGTGGTCGGGCTGGGTCCGGTGGCAGTGCTGCCCGACCGGCAGGGCCGCGGCATCGGCAACGCGCTCGTGCACGACGTGCTCGGCGCGGCGGACGCCCTGGACCTGCAGGCGGTGGTGCTGCTCGGCAGTCCCGACCTCTACGCCCGCTTCGGCTTCGAGCCCGCCGCGGCGTACGGCGTGGACCCTCCGGTTCCCTCGTGGGGCAGGTACTTCCAGCTCCGCCCGCTGTCCGGGTGGGACGGCACGCTCAGGGGAGCGTTCCGCTACGCCCCGGCGTTCGAGCGGCTCGACCCGGCGGCCCAGTAGTCCTCGTCGGCCACGACGAACTCGTTGCCGTCGGGGTCGGCCAGCTCGACGGCACCACCGGGGAGGGTCCCGAGGCGTACGGCACCGTCCGCGACCAGCCGCTCGACCTCCCCGGCCAGGTCGTCCGCGACGAGCTCGAGGCGCTGGCGGCTGCGGCCGTGCTTCGGCGCCACCGGCGGGCCTCCCCACGCGACCTTCGTGCCGCCCGCCGGCGACTGCACCGCGGTCTCGCCGTCGGAGTCCCACACGAGCGGCCAGTTCAGCGCGCGGGACCAGAAGACGCCCACCTCGCGCGTCCCGTCGCAGGCGAGCTCGCCCAGCGGGCCGCAGCCGGCGAGGAAGGAGTTCTCCGGCTCGATGACGCAGAAGGCCGCGCCCTCCGGGTCCGCGAGGACGATGTGCCGCTCCTCGGGGAGCTGGCCCACGTCGAGGTGGCGGCCACCGAGGTCGAGCGCCGTGGTGACCAGCACGTCGCGCTGCTCCTCGCTGGTGCTCGTCACATGCAGGTGCACGCGCGCCGGTTCCGGTGCAGGGGCGTCACCGGGCACGAAGCGCAGGCCCACCTGGCGCTCGGTCCCCGGCAGGAGCGCTGTCGTCCTCTCACGGACGACCTCGCGGGGGAGCAGCGCGCCCCAGAACCGGGCGCGCAGCACGGGGTCCCGCGAGTCCAGGGCCAGGGCGGACAGGCGCAGCGGCATGGCTCCACGCTAGGCACTCCCGGCCCTGCTGCGCCACGAGCAACGGGTGCTGTCCGGTAGCGTCGCCGGCGGACCTACGGAGGGGAGTCGAGGGTGGCAGTGGACGGTCGGGGACGGGTGCAGCGTCGCCGGGGCCTCGTCGCGGGGATCGCCGTCGCCGTCATCGCCGCCGACCTCGCGACGAAGGTGTGGGCCACACAGGTCCTGGCCGCGCACCCGGTCCGCCTGGTCGGGGACGACGTGGTGCTGACCGAGGGGCGCAACGCGGGCGCCGCGTTCGAGGTCGGGACCTCGCTGACCCCGCTGCTGGCCGTGCTCGCGATCGCCGCGGTCCTCGCCATGGCGTACGCCGCCCGCCGCCCGCAGGCGCTCCCCGTCGCGGTCGCGCTCGGTCTCGGCATCGGTGGCGCCGCGGGCAACGCGGGGGACCGGCTCTTCCGTGCGCCCGGGCCGCTGCGCGGGCACGTCGTCGACTGGATCGACATCGGGTCGTGGCCCACCTTCAACCTCGCCGATTCCGCACTCATGACCGCGGTCGCGGTCGCGGTCGTGGCATCGTCGCGAGGGGCGCGCGACGGCCGGGCGCTGAGCGGGCACCAGGCCTGACGTCCCGGAGGCCGGACGAGTCGTCCTGCCGAAGTGCTCAGGCCAGGTCCTGGCCGGTCGATAGCGGTGCCATGACCCGCTCGACTGCCACGCGCACCGCCGTCCTCACCGCTGAGTACGCCCTGGAGCTGGCGTGCCTCGCCGGCGCCGCGCTCATCCCGGGGCGACGCTCCCGCCTGGGCTGAGTTGGGGTCCTCGCGACGTCAGGGGCGCCGTCGGAACGAACGCACCAGGTCGCGTACGGCGTCGGTGGAGCCCCAGTCGTCGTCGAACATCGCCATGAGCGCCAGGTGCTGGCGCAGCTGCACGTACGCGAGGCGGTCCGTCCAGCCGGGCTGCTCCCCGGTGATCTCCGCGTAGACCGCGAAGAAGCGCTCGGCCGCAGGCGGTCGGGGCGTGGACCACAGGTGGGCGAGGTCGACGTCCGCCCAGGCGTACGACACGGCGGGGTCGATGACCGCCGGCAGACCGGCTGCTGTGGCGAGGATGTTCTGCATCCAGAAGTCGCCGTGCGTGAGGCAGGCGGGCCGTACCGGCAGCAGCTGGGGGAGAGCGGCGCAGAGCCGCTCCAGCGCGTCCTGGTCGACGGGCTCGAGCTTGGCCTGCACACGGGGCTCCGGCAGCCAGCGCAGCACGCGGCACTCCGCGAAGAACGCGAAACCGTCGTCGTGCCAGGCGTTGTCCTGCCGCTCCGCGCCCAGCCAGCCGTCGTGGGGCCAGCCGAAGCGCTCGTGCGTCGTCGAGGTGTGCAGGGATGCCACATCCCCGGCGAGGCGTTCCCAGAACGCCGTCGTGTCGGGGCGCGGGGCGAGCAGGGACAGCACCAGCAGCTCGTCGCTGACGTGCAGCACGTCGGGGGTCCCCAGGGCGGCGCCACGCAGCGCACCGAGACCCTCCGCCTCGCTGGCGAAGAGTCCTGACGCCGGCTCCGGCAAGGTCTTCGCGAAGACCTCGCGGCCGTCGGCCAGCGTGGC
It encodes:
- a CDS encoding VOC family protein, translated to MDLTIASSFLPHSDPEASLAFYRDVLGFEVRGDVGYGDMRWITVGSPEQPGTSIVLHPPMAYPGLTEDEQRTIAEMMAKGTYAIVVLATPDLEKTFDQLQAAGADVVQEPTDQPYGIRDAAVRDPAGNLVRINHVPTDRTPSDRVG
- a CDS encoding DUF2568 domain-containing protein, whose translation is MQVVRAGVLAAIFGLELLALACVGRWGWHLAPGSAPGAVLAVVAVLVWAGVWGTFLSPRAQVAIPRAAATAGRAAMVGAAALGGAVSGWPSLAVALVVGWVACAAVEAAV
- a CDS encoding ATP-binding cassette domain-containing protein, translated to MGTPPAADRHEVIRVQGARENNLRDVSVEIPKRRLTVFTGVSGSGKSSLVFGTVAAESQRLINETYSAFVQGFMPTLARPDVDLLEGLTTAIVVDQSRLGGDARSTVGTVTDANAMLRIVFSRLGDPQIGPPGAYSANVPSVRASGAMTVEKRAAKATRVTYSRTGGMCPRCEGLGTVTDLALDQLFDDTKSLDEGALTIPGYQPGGWNHRLYAASGFVDPAKPIRDYTERERQDFLHHEPVRMRIAGITMTYEGLVERVRGSILGKDKESLQPHVRAFVDRAVTYQTCPECDGTRLAEGARSSRIRGLNIAEVSAMQVSDLASWLGELDEPSVAPLLAALRQTLDSFVEIGLGYLSLDRPSGTLSGGEAQRVKMIRQLGSSLTDVTYVFDEPTTGLHPHDIARMNDLLVRLRDKGNTVLVVEHKPETIAVADHVVDLGPGAGAAGGTVCFAGTVEGLLASGTVTGRHLGDRVGLKESVRTPTGRIEIRGAREHNLRDVDVDLPLGVLTVVTGVAGSGKSSLVHGCMPAEAGVIAVDQSPIRGSRRSNPATYTGLLEPVRKAFAKANGVKPALFSANSEGACPTCNGAGVIYTDLAMMAGVSTVCEDCEGKRFQPAVLEYHLGGKDISEVLALPVDEALAFFSAGEARTPAAATVLRRLADVGLGYLTVGQPLTTLSGGERQRLKLATHMAEEGGTYVLDEPTAGLHLADVAQLLGLLDRLVDSGTSVIVVEHHQAVVAHADWVVDLGPGAGHDGGRVVFEGTPAELVAAGTLTGQHLAAYLAR
- a CDS encoding fructosamine kinase family protein, producing MSTDLLLARLSAAGLSPAAVRTADEGFAAVSGFATLADGREVFAKTLPEPASGLFASEAEGLGALRGAALGTPDVLHVSDELLVLSLLAPRPDTTAFWERLAGDVASLHTSTTHERFGWPHDGWLGAERQDNAWHDDGFAFFAECRVLRWLPEPRVQAKLEPVDQDALERLCAALPQLLPVRPACLTHGDFWMQNILATAAGLPAVIDPAVSYAWADVDLAHLWSTPRPPAAERFFAVYAEITGEQPGWTDRLAYVQLRQHLALMAMFDDDWGSTDAVRDLVRSFRRRP
- the argG gene encoding argininosuccinate synthase, with the protein product MSKVLASLPVGSRVGIAFSGGLDTSVAVAWMREKGAVPCTYTADLGQYDEPDIGSVPGRAHAYGAEVARLVDCRAALVEEGLAALACGAFHIKSGGRAYFNTTPLGRAVTGTLLVRAMLEDDVQIWGDGSTFKGNDIERFYRYGLLANPALRIYKPWLDAQFVSELGGRTEMSQWLAARDLPYRDSVEKAYSTDANIWGATHEAKSLEHLSTGIEIVEPIMGVRFWDPAVEVATEDVTIAFEQGRPVSINGRTFDTAVDLVLEANAIGGRHGLGMSDQIENRIIEAKSRGIYEAPGMALLHAAYERLVNAIHNEDTIAIYHAEGRRLGRLLYEGRWLDPQSLMLRESLQRWVSAAVTGTVTLRLRRGEDYSLLDTTGPALSYHPDKLSMERTEDAAFGPVDRIGQLTMRNLDIADSRAKLEQYARIGLVGGGQAALVGGASTDLIGPLAEGGATAIAAGSPESPAAGLLDAAAIESGTD
- a CDS encoding signal peptidase II; amino-acid sequence: MQRRRGLVAGIAVAVIAADLATKVWATQVLAAHPVRLVGDDVVLTEGRNAGAAFEVGTSLTPLLAVLAIAAVLAMAYAARRPQALPVAVALGLGIGGAAGNAGDRLFRAPGPLRGHVVDWIDIGSWPTFNLADSALMTAVAVAVVASSRGARDGRALSGHQA
- a CDS encoding helix-turn-helix transcriptional regulator, which codes for MTTQAAETVAPQRLRHLALLRKVRDRIDRDYAEPLDVEALARGVHMSAGYLSREFRQAFGESPYAYLMTRRVERAMALLRRGDLSVTEVCFAVGCSSLGTFSTRFTELVGMPPSTYRTLAADATVGLPACVAKQVTRPVRGR
- a CDS encoding GNAT family N-acetyltransferase, with the translated sequence MLVRREAHADVTAVDALHRAAFDRDAEADLLAALRAEGDLVRPLCRVAVAAGLVVGSVVCSRATIAGADRVVGLGPVAVLPDRQGRGIGNALVHDVLGAADALDLQAVVLLGSPDLYARFGFEPAAAYGVDPPVPSWGRYFQLRPLSGWDGTLRGAFRYAPAFERLDPAAQ
- a CDS encoding peroxidase family protein, whose translation is MAYRSGIGWRLFDAASTRLDRRYGWDRLPRPVALGVLIGLRNELRRHNLHDTGIVPQLPRPVPPPGDPEARSADGTRNDPSDPWMGAAGTRFGRNVPLAAVDPRPEDHLLHPNPREVSRRLLTRTEFQPATTVNVLVAAWLQFMVKDWFSHGSGDADAGYRVPLSADDPFPQQPMVVPRTIPDPTRPPGTEGTPTFVNTLTHWWDLSSVYGTTEAQQQRIRTHQGGRLAIAPGSVMPLPDDDPEADVTRVPGWWVGLGMMASLFALEHNAICDGLRAEHPSWTDQQLFDKARLINAAVAAKIHTIEWTPAVIAHPTTEYAMRANWFGVAGERLHRAVGRLGRSEVVSGIPGSPTDHYGVPYSLTEEFAAVYRMHPLVPDDYLLRSVAGAPERAVDFAELAGPASRAVFAERSLADLFYSFGTAYAGAIVLHNYPRGLQQFTRPDNGLPMDIAAVDLLRIREFGVPRYNEFRRLLRLHPVRDFAELSDHPQTVRDLRELYDDDVEQLDLMIGMFAEERPTGFAFSDTAFRIFILMASRRLNSDRFFTRDYDARVYTRFGTRWIDDATMSGVLLRHLPALAPHLPATSNAFKPWG
- a CDS encoding pyridoxamine 5'-phosphate oxidase family protein; the protein is MADEQTGADKVTELAKDIRVGMLTTVDPSGTLVARPMAQQDIESAGELWFFAERDSRKVAHLTANPTAMVTLTSSDAWISLTGTGSVVDDVAKKRELWNPYAAAWLPQGPEDDSVVLIRFDADTAEYWDTPGGRIASVLSFAKAKVTGQRYEGGENERVEL
- a CDS encoding VOC family protein; this translates as MPLRLSALALDSRDPVLRARFWGALLPREVVRERTTALLPGTERQVGLRFVPGDAPAPEPARVHLHVTSTSEEQRDVLVTTALDLGGRHLDVGQLPEERHIVLADPEGAAFCVIEPENSFLAGCGPLGELACDGTREVGVFWSRALNWPLVWDSDGETAVQSPAGGTKVAWGGPPVAPKHGRSRQRLELVADDLAGEVERLVADGAVRLGTLPGGAVELADPDGNEFVVADEDYWAAGSSRSNAGA